The following DNA comes from Salvelinus namaycush isolate Seneca chromosome 39, SaNama_1.0, whole genome shotgun sequence.
cagcctgtctttatgtacattacagacaaaattcTGATCTGCACCTCAACTTGGTCAACCAACCCCCGCACCTCCactggaagcctcctgaggacctctgctgcctctccactgctgctacaggggtatttgttgtgaaagagagggatctgcactgaaagagaatctatgttTAGCTCAgggtactgatctagagactcatccaactcccccatgagaagcgctctttccaacttttgcaggacatttagactgtcctggtcaaaacggtcgccaaactgaacctccacaccatccaacacttaAAAACATTCTGCCCTATAGTGATCCACTGCTTTGCCAGCAAATCATCTTGAGTGTGACTCAATGGATTCAATCaatgttgttgctttctcatacagtgcaAAGTAGCTTTCATCctcctgctgtttaccccacgcgctggataactggacactgattggatttagttggtgtgctgttacagttacaaagtggcggtgggtttggcagttttgatgtgctgtgaatttgtcaatggcttttctccagttcctaaatcctgcactaatgaaggcagcatctgctctttggccaaaagatggctggcttgaaaacccttggctacagtgaaaacacaacactccttttattgatggattataatgtagccaggggaaatcgcGAAACCATCTCTCTTGAAACATCAACACTCTGTTGGCAATAGTTTGCAgttctataaattgtgggtgtggctgatatggttttgtgccatcactgaggtaactggacaatgctgtgccactgtcccctatactggtgctgctggcaacaagggacacctggtcctgccgtggctgtgacactgtcctctgaagtctctctccttggctctttccctttcaccaccctcactgactcacagtctgtctcctagaaaataaATAAGGTGTTTGCCGTACTCGtaactaccggtacccaaaactacacaattaatcacaacagcaataccattgccgtaaacaaatcttagtttagtcaccagtttaagttgagagcgggggtatccatggcattttccaattatgtccctattttacaagtCTAAAAAAGAGAGATCAtttcataatgttgccaaacaaagactcaacaaacttacctgagactccctgtctctgccagtctgtccccagctctgctgtctgtgtgccatctgttgcctgctctgcctaatgacatcattgtgaaacatttccattagcatttcacttctttctAATGAACATCTTATCAACTagtctttgagatattaggctactagagttcttactttgcgttttggtgtactgaaaaatactctgatgtctgtattttaacttttttctgacatttttctatctggcaggctggctagctgcacaaacacacacacagtgtgtaggTTATTTACAGTAGGAGATGGGCTTCTATCATCTTATCTTCTATCATTCTATATGTGCTTCGATCTAAAAGGTAACTAGCAAATGTGAAACGGATTGCAGTGACAAGAGTTGACAGCTGTATGAGTTCACCATTTACACAACATATGCTGCAAcctttggtgattttaatatagtttgtttcatattggctggcttccaacaatagctgaatttgcaaagctagcgagcaccaattccgtttctgtggtgtttgctataatttttgctatcgtcagtttacTCCAAGATCGGCACACATGTACTTCAAAGTCCCATAGCGACAATTTAActtttgcaacgagaccattaaatatatttaagacaatggtataagagagtgtagttctgttctgttcagtttggacttcagtttatcgctaaccttatcacGGGGACTTCGAAGCACTACAGCTGCATGctgatcttggaataaactgaccatagcaaagattccatctttgacgacgccacataaatggaataggtactagctagcttAATAGTTTATGTTTGCCCactagctctgcaaattcagctagtgtgtgtgtaAACCCTGCCAACatctaaaaaaaaatacattgctATGGCGCGATTGACTGGACTAACCTCACATCAGTTACGTGCATTGAGTGCCTTTCAGACAGTAGATACGAACCCTCTGTTACCTGCCAGATAAGGAACTGGCAGTGGATCAAACCATTGTGAGGCAAAGGGAGGGGGGTCGCAATCTTTTGAAACTTAGAAAcgcgctattaagtgtctataatcagcacaagtgctttcattgcgtattattaatattattgaaattacatagttatgtttacagtgatatattgggggggacaaatcattatttcccaggatggggggggtcgtgtcccccccgtcccccccaGGATTTCCGCCTatggaatggatgtcaggtcagagcttatgaagtggaggggtgatgatcaggaccaggtgtgcagatagctgatgggatacaggtgcgggtaatcagagatctcccaactagctccgtcgcccggcaaccagacagggtgcgttccaggacaccggaaaaacactccaggacagaacacaggcaaaaacagactcaggaagcgggatttgTGACACTTCCTCGCTgtttgaaaggaaatgactggtataagaaatatggtggaaactaGCCCATGCCTCCACCAGCCCAATGCTATTAGATTTGTGGGAAGTAGTGAACGATTGGACATTTTAGGTAAAAGGAGGTATTCTAGGGATGCACCCAAATCAATCAGAAGTGTagactaaataaatacaatatttagTTTAATGATTAACTATGTTTAATATTTcttgttccaacaggacaaagctAGTCCGTTCCCCTCTACCCTCCTGGAGTCATCAGGTCAAACGTCTCCCGGTACCGCTTTACTGCTGGGTCTGGTCGACTGCAGGAAAACACCGGGGCAGAGTGGAactgagagaggagaagaggaacatGGAGATTTGATATCATTAAGTAAGAACCATGTTGTGTGGATTTGACTACAGTCTGCTTCTGTAACAATGAATTGATTGATTATATATTGATTAAAATATCTGTTTGTTCCACCCAATTTTGagaagttttttttatttcaactAATTGTAACATTCTGttataaagagcacatgttcaacttcataaaaaagCATTTTGCTACAAAAAAGGTAGGAACAGTTTCACCAAattaaaacaagagttcagttcatgtgacagggttgaccttaaaatgagggacagatgtaaattaatcactaatTACATGAAATGAATAATGTTCAGAAATGACTGTCAAAGTAAccaaataactagggctttacatgcacactaatcaTTTcctattaaactgattatggcagtaggctgagtttggcattagtcatgtaaacaccttactctgctgaTCTTAATTGGTGTAAGGTCATAACAGAAGGAAGCATACGCCTttaaaaacacctggttttctgatcaatctttagaatgattaggacatgtaaacacttTAATCAGAGTTATAGAGGTGTATTTAATCTGCATGTTCTAACACAAGCAGCGCCAGCTAACTTCTTTTGACCGAGTGCAGTGAGTTCaggaaaaactgaaagtatgcagcttagaaatagttttcacatacaaactaaATTTGTCATAACTCAGAATTAAATATGCTTCaaaaaaataacatggtcgctgtggtagaaTGTTTATTCTGATTGGCCCTTTTCaagtcccatcaggtagcctgatttcagatgtgtccatgtaaacaggttTATTAAGGAAATTGTTCTTTCAAGGCATGTCAACATTTAAATCAAACTCTTATACTAATTGACTTACAATAATCATATTATTCTGCGCTTGTAACTGTACTCAACAATGGTAAAACTTGGATAAATTATTGTATTAGTTGGGTTAAAATCTTTCTAGAAGTGACACAGGGTTGACGGAGGGACTTGTCACAATGCAGAAACTTgtcactttagcaagtctttattcataatAAAAATCTGATTAGTCGAATTCTCCATGTGTTCATTATTAAAGAGCACTATTTAATATTACAGAGATTTAAAaatcaatattggtgcacaatttctactggAAAAAAAATCAAAAGGAATGCAAAGGGTATTCATTTCATGGAAGGACCCATCTGTTTATGGACCCATATTTGCAAAACCTAACTATTCAATGTCTTTGTTTCACAGGGGACATCCCTAATTGTTGCTCTCTTAGTGGGAGGGGCTTAtcatctggggagcctcaacaacatcatgatgctgacaagaaagagaagagtctctccagatcagaacacctcaagaaacaccagcataGAGGTATAGGGAAGAAACCTcaccactgctgctctgactgtgggaagagttttgctaaacaGAAGGAATTGATATTTCACCAGTGGATTCACACCGGTGTGAAACCgtaccactgctctcagtgtgggaagagtttcgcTGCATCTAAAACCTTAAAATCTCATCAGAGAATTCATACAGGGGAGAGCCCTTACCCCTGCTTTGATTGTGGGAAACACTTCAATCAATTAGGAGCCCAGACTACACACCAATGCATACATACTCGAGAAAagtcttatagctgtgatcagtgtgggaagcgCTTCAGGAAATCAGACCACCTGACTAcacaccaacgcatacacacaggagagaagccttatagctgtgatcagtgtgggaagagcttcaatcaATCAATACACCTGACTAGACaccagcgaatacacacaggagagaaatcttatagctgtgatcagtgtggaaagagttttgctcTAGATTTCAACCTGACAACACACCAGCGAatgcacactggagagaagccttactcctgtcTATGTGGAAAGAGGTTTGCTCATTCAGCATCACTGAAAAACCACCAGAAAGCACAAACATGTCGTctttcatctccctcctctccggcACCGGTTCCAGATCCCTAAATAAAGTTCAATAGAAAACATCTTGTGAAGAGTCATCCAACTCCCATTCTCTATCAGTTAACTAAGTCTGATTACCATGGTAACCTGTATAGCATAATATGCAGCTCTGTATGTATCAAGCGTATTGGTGTaggagtgctgtgtgtgtgtgtgtgtgtgtgtggtggggtgggggtgtTCAGAGCTGTATCTTATTTAAATAACTCATATTATCCATTAAATAATGTAGAATAATGTTTCAACAATACAAGGTGTCTATTCATGTATTCAGTAGATCAATAAATTAAATCCATTATCTGCTTCTCACTTCTTTTATATGTTGTTTTTTATTTGGAACAGAGGTCTCTTCTGGAATAAGTATGCTCCAAAAAGATCTAGACATATTTATTGTAAAACCCTTTACCAGGTTTTAGTGCAGCTGATGGGCCATACAGAAGAATGCAGCTATAGGAAATGTAGTTGTGGttctcatcctctgtctctctggcttcaTGTGGTTCAGGTGAGCATCTTTCTAAGACTTATCTTCCACTTTATCATTTTGATTTATCAACGTGATTGTTATTCAATGACTGATTCATTCATTTGTGTAAAAAAACATGAAGAAAGCCTCCAAATCTGACAAGGGTCACAGCAGGGAATGGACAGGTGAGTTGAggtcaaaatgtatttattttctttcagATCTTTTTTATCAGTGCTTGATTAATCTTGCCTGGCACAGTGGAACCAATGAATAGTCCCAAGGTATGTTGATCTGTCTTTTCTCCTCCAGGGAGACTCAGTCCAGTTTATGACAACGTCTCAGGCATGGCCATGGCCCGTACTGCAGCACAGACGAGCAGGGTGACGTTCACTACACCAATGTCCACCTCTCTTAATAACCAGGAAGTGCCTCTGTACTCCCCTGTCCAACTGCACCAACCCAAGAAAGAGGATGACGATGTCCAGTTTGATGATGTGAAATTCAACCGCCCCACTGCTGCCACagtcaacaaacccagaaccaaaaagaccacaatcaacagacctgaacacaacaagaCCTGAATTCAGgatgggcttcctctcactaccatatttggaaacgccaagcggatgcttcacatttctacatccggtgaaatatctgtgtCATTGTTCTGTGATACTACAACAGAACAATTAGACATTTCACCAGATGTAGAAATGTTCCAAATGGTACCTTGTTCCctctagtgcactatgtaaggaataagtgccattttggatgcactcTGAACACAAGAAGTTTCAAGCAAAGTTGCATTATGGACAGGCATACTGCACTTGAATTTTTAAGGTAATAACacttaattaacttcttatggctgcaggggcagtattgagtagcttggatgaaaggtgcacagaggtgcccatattaaacggcctgctccccagtcccagttgctaatatatgcatattattattcatattggatagaaaacactctgaagtttctaaaactgtttgaattatgtctgtgagtataacagaactcatatggcaggcaaaaacctgagaagttccacttcctgtttgaattttttctgaggtggcagattttcaaccaagctctcaatgaaattacagcgagatatggatgagttttcacttcctacggcttccactagatgtcaacagtcaacagaactttgtctgaagactaatgtgaaggggggccgaaggagacaggaatgagtaatcactgccacgagctgatcacgcattcaccatgcaccttcacatgaggaggacgtccgttccaccgctcttctgaagtcaatctaattctccggttggaacgttattcaagatgtatgttaacaacattctaaagattgattcagtacatcgtttgacatgtttctactgactgttacggaacttttggacatttcgtcacgttatagtggaggcgctttgtgactttggaattgtttaccaaaagcgctaaccaaagtagctaattggacataaataacggacattatcgaacaaatcaagcatttattgtggacctgggattcataggactgcattctgatgaagttcatcaaaggtaaggaaacatttatcatgtattttctggtttctgttgaccccaacatggcggctaatttggctattgttctgagctccgtttcagattattgcatgatttgctttttccgtaaagttttttttaaatctgacagcggttgcattgagaggtatatctataattccatgtgtataacttgtattatcatctacatttatgatgagaatttctgttgaaacgatgtggctatgcaaaatcatttgatgtttttggaactagtgaatgtaacgcgccagtgtaaactcagattttttgttataaatatgaactttatcaaacaaaacatgcatgtattgtgtaacatgaagtcatatgagtgtcatctgatgaagataatcaaaggttagtgattcattttatctctatttctgctttttctgactgctatctttcgctggaaaaatggctgtgcttattgtggtttgatggtgacctaacataatcgtttgtagtgctttcgctgaaaagcatatttg
Coding sequences within:
- the LOC120032418 gene encoding zinc finger protein 3-like, with product MDWDKASPFPSTLLESSGQTSPGTALLLGLVDCRKTPGQSGTERGEEEHGDLISLRDIPNCCSLSGRGLSSGEPQQHHDADKKEKSLSRSEHLKKHQHRGIGKKPHHCCSDCGKSFAKQKELIFHQWIHTGVKPYHCSQCGKSFAASKTLKSHQRIHTGESPYPCFDCGKHFNQLGAQTTHQCIHTREKSYSCDQCGKRFRKSDHLTTHQRIHTGEKPYSCDQCGKSFNQSIHLTRHQRIHTGEKSYSCDQCGKSFALDFNLTTHQRMHTGEKPYSCLCGKRFAHSASLKNHQKAQTCRLSSPSSPAPVPDP